TGGCAATGCAAAAGGCAAGACAGGAAGATGAGAGAATTAGGAGAGGCCCCGAAGACATATTCTACATCTAAAACTTTAGCAATTTTCCAAGGTTATCTCTAAGGCTAAAACTTGATGCGAGTAACTGAAGTTACAGTTAAATTTTTGAATTAGCTTATGCCCCGACTTATGGTATCACTTCGCAGCCATTATACTTTATGTGGTTAAACTGATCTATACTTATCCTTCCGGTGGAGATCATACTTTGAACAATTGGCATTGCAGCTCTAAGAGAGTCAATCATGTTTCTTACGGTTTGACATACCATCGTATAGGTTTCATCAGGCCATCTCTTAGTCAGGTTTGCGTATAGACATCTTCCTCCACAATCACCTAAAATATCGCATTCGGTACACGGATGCCCAACAAAGAGTTTCCTCAGCCTAAGAGGATGGGTTCTATTAATATGTCCGAGATAGAAGTCGCGCATACCATTCATTATTGGGCATGGTATTATATGCCCATCAGTCTGTATGCTGTAATTGATCCATCCTGATCCGCACCGCAGCGAACTTCTCTCCCCCTTTAGTAGAGATTCCATAATGTCTAAGAATGGGTAAATTCGTAGAACCTGTCCGTACCTGCGCATGTTCTCTACCCAAAATTTAATGAGCCTGCTTATTCCCGGATTATACACATTCTGAGACCAAACTTTGAATTTATCTCTTCGAGCTGGTAGATCGCTTTTCCAAAATCCAGCGTCAATCTGCCAATGAATGGATGAGAAGGGAAAATCAGGGTTTCTTAAAAGCCACATGACCTGTCTATATATGTCTGTTTCCTCCGTTACAGTCATTCTTGCAACGATTTCGCCCTTAAATCCATTATGCCTAATCTTACTCAAATTATCAATTATTTTCCTGTAAACGCCCCTTCCACGATTATGATCCGTCAATTTTTCATTCCCATCTATGGAAACAAATATTGTGGATATTCTCTTCAAGTACTCTATATCAAGTTCGGCTAGGTGTATACCATTTGTCTGAACAGTAAAGCTGCCAACATTAACTGAATCCATTATCTTTTCCATTTCATTCATGCAGAGTAGCGGCTCGCCTCCGTAAAAGATGATGTGGGCGTCTGGATCTTTCTCGATGAAATTTTTTAGGGCGTCAATGCTGTAACTGATGGTTTTCGGAACAGAGTAATCTACTTCAAAATCTCCAAAGTCCGTTTCAATCTCCTTGATAGACTTATCGTAGCAATATCCGCATTTTAAGTCGCAATCAGTCGTAAGAAGTATGTGATAGAACATCCTACATCAGCATGTATCGTTCACGTTAGATTGATGTATCTATGGTTCACAATTATGGCTTTCTTGGAACACGAAAATGCGAATCTTTACCCGCGCTGACATATTCCCCGCCGAGTTGATCGCGAACAATTGTAGCTATTCGCCTAAAGTTATCGGCTCCAAGATACTGGCGCGGCTTTACCAACACATACTCTTCATCTTCTTCAAAATAGATAACTGGCCACAAGTCTTCTGGAAAGGCTTTTTGAACATCCATTGCGGTTCGTCGCTCAAGAGCCGTGGGTGAAGGTGCCTGGTCTTGTATAACGTTGGTATGGACAACTGAAGACGCGGGGTGTCCAGACAGGGCGTCAGGTGTTGTGGGAGCTGCAAGATATCTCTTCAAATTTTTAGATATTTCTGACAAATCTTCTGAGAGAAACTTCAGGATACTTAGAAGCTCATCCACCCTTCGAAGAAATTCTTCAAACCTCTGCTTATCCTCGGTGCTCATGCATCTGCCTTCCATAGCAGATTGTAATCATGTCGTCAGAGTATAATGGAGTACTCCGGACACTTATAATTTTTCGCGAATATCACCAAAGATGTGATCTTAACGCTCACCATGAAACTTCATTGTCATTCATAGACGGGAAGCACTCCTAATAGATCATTTATGTTAACAACGTTTTGTTCTTCCTTTACTAGATCTCGCAGAACCACTTTCCCTTCCTTCGCTTCTCTTGAACCTACTATTACGGCATATTTTATCCCTTTTTTAGGAGCGTTGGAAAGTGCTTGGGATAATGAACGCCCAGTAATTTCAATTTCCGTGCAGATCCCGCATTCTCTGAGTATCGAAGCAATATTGAACGCTTCTCTAACCATATCGTCCCCAACTGGGATGATCAAAACCCTCTCGAGGTGCGACATAGTTTTGATCGGAGCGCCCTGTTTCTTGAGCGCCAGCAATATTCGATCAAGCCCTGGAGCTACTCCAATAGCTGGCGTTTTTCCTCCACCGAAAAGTTCGATTAACCTGTCGTATCTTCCTCCACCGCCCAGTGCATGGGTCATCTCTGGGACAAAGATTTCGAAGATTACGCCCGTATAATACTCTAACCCTCTGGCAAATCCCGCCTCGAGAAGTAATGTTAAATTTGATTCAGTATCCCGGATAAGATTAACTATTGCTTTGAGATTTTCAATGGCTGCTAGTGCTTCAGGATAGTTCCTTACAACTTCCTCCATCTCTAACAGCAGGCGATCCGCATCTCTCCCGCCCAAAGTAAACAGAGTCTTCATATCGTCTAAAGCTTGCTTGCTTGCGCCAACACCTTTAGCAAGATTCAATGCTTCCTCCCAGCATTTCTTGTCAAGCAACTGCATTATAGTATCTTGCCTTTCTTCTGTAACTTTCTCATGCTTTAGTATCCCTCTCAAGATGCCTACATGGCCTACCTTGAATTGATAATTCTTCAAACCTACCTTTTTCAAAAAGCTATTCGCCAAACAAAGAATCTCTACATCTGCCTCAGGTCTGTTGGAGCCGAAAAGTTCATAATTGGCCTGCCAGAACTCCCGGTATCTGCCGAATTGCGGTTCATCGTAGCGGTAGAGGCTGCCAACGGAAAAAAGTCTTAAGGGTTTCGGTAAACTTTGCATTTTTGTTGCTACAACTCTTGCAACTGAGGATGTGAATTCAGGTCTAAGAGCAACCTTACGGCCGCCTAAGTCTTCGAAGACATACATTCGTCTCCTGTTTTCTTCTCCAATTTTCGCGGCAAGCAATTCATAATTCTCGACGACGGGTGTGATGACTTCTCTATACCCAAAAAGTCTAGCAACTTTTCTTGCTACATCCTCGATAGACCTGAGAGCCTCGGCCTCATCAGGCAGAAAATCCCTCATCCCTCTAACTGTTCTTAGGAACCCAATCGACAAGGCTAAAACCTCAACTGTACTTCTCCGCTTAACGGGCCAATTACATGCTGGATTAGAAAGGCTATAAAGGTTTCCTTACTCAATTCTAGGCATCGAAAGCTGAGAAAGGGAGTAATAAACGATCTCCCCCCTCCGGCTTAGAACAGAAAGAATCAGCATCTTCTTCATGCTCTGAGACTGCTTAATAATGCGAGCGAGATTCTCAACAGGGATCGGTTGTCCCTCCTTTACACAGAGTATTAAGTAATCTGCGGTTGACTTCCCATATTCTCCTCTCTCATACACGCGGAAATCGATTCCCAAACCAAAGCCTTCTCTCACGACATATCCTCTGCTTCTAAGATCTCGATACACTAGGTATTTCGTCCAAGCATCCTCGTATTTCGAGCGGAACCTTTCGAGAAGATCCTGAAATGCTAGTTTCTCATTAGTCTTCTCATCTTCAATTTCTATGATGCCCTTGTATACGAGATAGAGAGCTTCGTAGAAAGCAAGTTTTAGAGAATCATCTTCCTGAGTTCCATATCCCCTAGAGGTTAAGCTCTCGGTATTCTCATGAGAGGAAACAAAAACATCCCCGTCCTTAAGGAAAGCCTTAATTCTTTCTTTACTTTCATTCTTTTCTGATTCAGATTCCATGAGTAGCCGCCTCAGACCCGGTACTACAATTTAATCTAATCTTAAATCTTAACTATTCTCTTAAGATTAGCAAGATCTCTCCTATCCAAAACGCCATTCTCACTTATTATAGCACTAACATATTTTAGTGGAGTGACGTCGAAGGCAGGGTTCAGAACTTTGACACCGTGAGGTGCAATTCTGTAGGGACCAATCATGGTAATCTCGTCTGGGCTTCGCTCTTCTATGATCACATGCTCAGAGCGCTTAGATAGATCGAAGCTTGAAGTTGGAGCTGCAACATAGAATGGAACTCTATTCTCTTTAGCAAGGATTGCTAGCGAATAAGTTCCAATCTTGTTTATCACCGCGTCCTCTACTATCCTGTCCGCACCCACGATAATTTTGTTAACTAATCCTTTGGACATGAAGTATCCTGCTGCACTGTCCGCTATTAGAGTAACAGGTATCCCATCACGCATGAGTTCATATGCTGTTAGCCTAGCACCCTGGAGCAATGGTCTTGTCTCATCAACAATCACCCTTATCTTCTTTCCGTCATTCCATGCCATCCTAATGACGGCAAGGGCGGTTCCATACTCAACGGTTGCAAGACTTCCAGCGTTACAGTGGGTTAGAATGGTATCACCATCCTCTATAAGCTTTGAACCCTCCCTCCCGATACGGAGATTTATATTAACGTCCTCATCGACTATTTTATTAGCCTCCCTTATTACAGCATGCCTTAAGCACTCTACATCACCTTCAGTCTCCACCGCAGCACGCATGACCCTATCTACAGCCCAGAAAAGGTTAATCGCGGTGGGTCTCGTCGACCTTAAGATCTCAGCTGACCTTTCAAGTTCATTGAGAAATTCATCCCTATTTCCAGCCCTCGACTTATAGGCGGCTAAAGCCAGACCTAAGGCCGCTGCAACCCCGATAAGAGGAGCTCCTCTAATCTTCATGTCTCTAATAGCTGAAGCCACATCTTCAGGGGTTCTCAATTTTATCCAGACTTCTTGATGAGGCAGAGCGGTTTGGTCAAGCGTTGTTACAACACCGTCATTCCACTCGATTGTCCTCAAGTTAAGCCCCCCAACATAACGGGCTAATATTAACGAGAATACAATATCAGAGAGTATTTAAAAAGTGAACCATTGACACTAGCTGCTCGGATAGTTGATCTTCCAGAAAAGGATAATCTCAATCATGACAAATGCTACAAGCAGAAGAATTACCCCAATCTTCAATAGAAGCGACGCTTGTTGCGGATTACGCGAATACCTTATACTGTAATAGACCATCAACAGCCCGGCTGAACCAGTAGCGTAAAGAAGCATCACACCTAAGCTTTCCATGAGCAGCTGCTCATGAATTCTCCAAGGAAGGAAAGAGATTATCCGCCCACCCGATGGTATATATGTTATCGGTGACATGAAGAGGTCGAAGACTCCGCCGCCAATAAGGAATATTGAAGCGATCATAACAATCGTTGCTATTAGCAGGGGAGAGGGCTTATAGGCGCTGATCCTTGAATACGTCTTCTTAAGACCATAACTGAAGGAGCTTAATCTTCGTTTAAGAGTCCTTGACATCTCTTAACCTTTCTCTTATATTTTTCCTAACTAATCTACTAATGACTGAATTTAAATTTTGCCTTTTGATGGTGAACTGCTGACCATTGGCTCATAGATGTAGTGTAACTGAAGAAAAGAGATCCGGAAGGAACATATTTAAGGAAGAATGTTTCTGTAGCAGCCGCTTTCTTAACGCTATCCCCTTTACTTATATTTTTACCATAATGTCACAATCACGTAATACTGTGCCCAAAGAAATTTTTCAAATAACCCTTTTTAACATTATTGATCGTCTACTCAATGATTTATGTGCCCAGGCCCATTGTTACATGGCTCTTCTACACATGGTCGGCACCAATTGTGGTCTACGGCAAGTTTTTACCATATACATAACTTATCGGCCATTCTTATTCAACCGTTTTAGGTACTGCCCCTCATGCCCATTGGCAGAGGTTTACGGATTGCTTGACAGAATTAGCTTGCTTAAGAAGATGTTGTATTTATTTAATAAGAAACGAAACAAGTGTAATAAAATAAGAGATTGGGGTCTCAGCACACTGCATATGATGGATACTATAAAAGCTGTAACCCTAAATTAACTTTTATAATCGCTTTTTAGAATTTGGTAGGGTTCAGTTTGGCTGATGACCTAATCATTTAATGCAACTGGCATGCTAAACCACATGCGATTATTTTATGCTACCTTCATAATCTACCATTACTTTAGGAATGATCAATTTTTTCCCGGTTTAGAGTTCGGTTCGAAGTCAGAATTTTTTGGATGACTTCTTTAACCCAAACCCCGGTGAACGGGTTCTTTAAGATCTCTTCTAAGTATTCTGTCCATGAAATACTCATTGACTTCCTCCAAGATTCGTATCCTTCGATCAAATTCTTATACGCCTCTTCATGGAGCTTGCAGAATCTACTCTCTGCCTTTCTGCCACAAACTTGACATTTCATTTCTGTTTTCCTTCCTTTGATGGGCAATTTGGGTTGATGCAGAATGTCCAGGGACGGCGACCTTGAACCTTAAAGGTGATCATCGGCCATTCGCATAGATGACAATTTCTCGCTGCAGGTTTAACTGTACCTTTTTGCGGAAGGGGGAATGATGCTTTACATGTTCCCTCAAAGAAATTTGTGCATCCAATGAACCGTTTTCCAGTTTTTTTAGAGTAGAGTATTACAAGATCCCCTGTTTTGCATAAAGGGCAGTCTCCTATCAAACGTTGCTCCATGCGGGCCTTTCTTATGGCCTCGCTTAGCTCTTGACCTAAAGACTCTTGTTGACTCTTCAGTTCCTTCAAGACGGTTCTAAGCTCAAGTTCCGCTTTGCTCAATACATTCTCTTTCACCTCATTTCCGTTTTGGATCTCCTCCATACTCCTTTCAAGGTCCCTTGTTAGTTCAACCGAAATAACTTTAGGACAGTATTTATCTAAAATCTCTGTAATGTTGAAGCCTAGCTCCGAGACCACTGCCCTCTCCCCACTTACATATCCCCTTCTGTAAAGCGTATCGATTATCTCCGCCCTTGTCGCTTTCGTGCCAATTCCTTCCTCCTCCATTTTTTGGAGTAGGCTGCTAGGATTATAACGTGGAGGAGGTTTAGTGAATTTGTCTTCACGAATAACCTCGACGACCTCGACTTCCTGCCCCTCTTTTAGGGCTGGCAAAATAACGTCCTCTGAGCGTATGAAAGGCTTATAGAAAATAATCCAACCTTCATTGATTATGTGTCTTCCTCGAAGATAGAACGTGTGACCGTTAACATCTATTAAGACCTTCATACTTTGCCTTACTGATGGCTGACCGAAAACGGACATAAAACGTCTAGTAATAAGATCCCAAATTCTCCTCTCATGAACGCTTAATTCCCGTTCCGGCAGGTTGCCAGTTGGGTAGATAGCTGGATGTGCAGGGTCATCTTTCTTTCCCTCATTAGGCACAAGATTTTCCTGTTCTAAGAGAATCTGGCAAAGCGGCTTGTATGTATTCTCTCGGCTTAGAGACTCGATTATCTCCCGGTAATTTATGGAAGGAGGAAGTTTTTGGCTTGAGGTTCTAGGATAAGAGATTAAAGCGTCTAGATACAGCCTTTCAGCAATGTCAACTGTCTGTCTAGGTGTATATTTGAAGTAACTGTAAGCTTCGGCTTGTAGAGTCCCGAGATCAAATGGTGCGGGCGGGCTCTGCTGGATCATCCTTGTCTCAACACTCTTTATCCTCCCCTTTTTGCCTGAACACTCATTTACAATAGACTGCGCAGTATCTTTCATTTCTATTACTTCACGCTCGTATTCAGCCTCCAATATTGTGCCGTCAACATTGATTCTAGCTTTTATGCTCCAGTACGGGGTTGGGACAAAGCAATTGATCTGCTTCTCTCTCTCAACTAAGAACTTTAAGGTTGGACCCTGTACTCTCCCGGTGCTAAGCAAAGCGTATCTTCCACTATAATTCTTGGCTGCAACTGTCATCGCACGTGAAAGATTAATTCCATACATAGCGTCCAGGAAGTGTCGGCACTCACCAGCCTCAACAATCCGATTATCAATATGCTCCAACAAGTTGCTGTATGCTTCCCGGAGCTCATCTGCAGTTAAGGTTGAAAATTTCATCCTCTTTGCTTCTACATCTTTTCCTCCGCATGCAAACTTAAGAATCGTGTACCCAAGAGTCTCACCCTCAATATCATAATCAGTTGCCAAGACAAATTCGTCCGCTTCTTTAGAAAGAGTGGAGATTAAATCGATCCAATTCTTGGTCTCCTTCGCATCCTTTTCTACCAGGTATCTAGGAGCCCATTCAAAATTGAAGACTGGAAAAATACTTCTTTCACGTATTTTGGGCGCTACTGTGTATAAATGCCCTAAAGCCGCTACTATTATCAACCTTTCATTATCCCTAAATGCTTCGTAATATGGTACACCGTTAAACTCCCTCTTTTTCGGCGTCCCCTTCGCGTCCAGTGCCTTGGCTATACGCTCCGCCGCGTTCGGTTTCTCAGAAAGCACTAGTATGGTCTTTACGCCCTTATCCAACACCTTTGCGTCATCCCTTACTGCTTTTCCTCATGGACAGATTAGACATCTCTATTGGTATACTAATAAACTTCAAACATGACATCAGGTAAATTAAACTTGTCTTGCGTTTGCCTTATTAAGTGGATTCTCCTCTAATTCTCTTAAGTGTAGTGTATTCCTTGGAGGTTAAACGTTGCCTCAACAAATAATCTGCCACAAGTGTGGGCACGTCTTGTATTACGGAGGCGAATTGAAATCGCCAGAAGAGATACACCAGATGTATGAAGGGAAATGTCCAAAATGTGGGAGAGACCTTTCCTCTAGCCCTATTAATGTTGATGTCAAGCCAGCTAACAACTCCGCTGCTTCAAAATTCATAAAAAGTGAGGTTTAGGCGACCCTATGTGGAATATTGGAGTAGACATAGTTGAGGTAGAGAGATTCAGAAAGATGGATTATGAAACTCATAAGAACTTCTACCAGAACATATTTACACTCAAAGAGATCGAATACTGTCTTTCACATAAAGATTCGGCTCAAAGGTTTGCCTCGACATTTGCTGGAAAGGAAGCGGTGTATAAAGCGATATCTGAGAGACTTAAGGTAGGTCTTAACGAGATAGAGATTGTCAGAGATTCTGGAATCCCCAAAGTGAATATTTATCCGGTGAGACGAGATGAATTGAATAGTTCTACAATAAAGGTTAACGTAAAAGTAAGCCTTTCACACACAAGGTCATTTGCAGTTGCATTTGCAATTGCAACATTCGAAGAGAATGAGCAAACCTGAAGAATTCGAGGAAGAAGATGGATGAGTAGAGAGGAAGTATTCGGCGAGATTAGTAAGATTCTTCAGACTGTTAGGCAGGACCCCTCATATCTCAATTATTGGCATGCTTACAAAAAGATACAGAATCTAGCACGAACAATTGAAATCCCTGAACGAAGAGGAGTGAGGATTGCCTTACTTAGCTCATTCACTATTGAACCCTTAGTCGCATGTTTAGATATAGAGTGCAGGTTAGCGGGCTTAAATCCAGAAATATACGTTGCACCCTTTGGTCAATATTCACAAGACATTATAGACATGAACAGCCGTCTCTACATTTTCAAGCCGGACATAATCTTGGTGGCTATCGATGCTGAATCACTCTTAAAAGATGACTTTTTTTCGAATTTTCCAAAAATTGGTGAAGAAGAGAAAAGAATCTTCCAAAATGAGGTAATAGAGCATCTAACTGGTTTAATATCGAAACTGACGAGTCAAACGAATGCGCTGGTGCTCCTTACTAACTTCATAGTTCCAGTTTTCTCTCCATTCGGCATATTAGATAGCAAGATTGTATTAGGATTGAAGGAGTTCTTTGTGGATTTGAACACAAAACTATGCAACATTTACAGAGAGAGTAGACAAGTATATGTCTTCGATCTTGAAGGTCTCGCAGCCAAGCATGGAAAAGAAAGATGCGTTGAGGCGGAGATGCGTTTCAGAGGATCCATATTGCTCAGCAGGTCTTTCATGCCTTTAGTTGCTAAAGAGATCGCTGGTTACGTAAAGGCGTTGAAGAACCTTACTAGAAAGTGCATAGTGGTCGACTTGGATAATGTACTATGGGGCGGCATCTTAGGCGAGGACGGGTTTGACGGCATAAAGCTTGGCAGTGATCCTGTGGGGAAAGCATACGTCGATTTCCAAAAACTTCTCCTTTCTTATTATAACAGAGGAATCATTCTGGCTATAAACAGTAAGAACAATTACGAAGACGCTATGAAAGTCATAAGGGAACATCCGAATATGATTCTAAGGGAAAAACACTTTGCTGCCATGAGGATAAATTGGAAAGACAAAGTTGAAAATATGATCGAACTTGCACAGGAATTAAATATCGGCTTAGACAGCATGGTCTTTGTTGACGATTCGCCGCAAGAACGTGAGCGGATAAGACAGGCTTTGCCGCAAGTGTTAGTCTTAGAGGTTCCAAGCAGCCCCTTTAGATATGCTGAAGCGTTGATGGAATTAAATGATTTTAACACTCTGGCAATATCTGAAGAGGATAAGCTCCGCGGAGAAATGTACTACGCAGAAAGGAAAAGGAGAGATCTCATGAAGTCAGTGAGCAACATTGAAGACTTCTTGAGATCATTAGATATGACGGCGGAGATAAGATATGCAGACAGCTTCTCGGTACCTAGAATAACAAGCCTAATCAATAGGACTAACCAATTTAACCTTACTACGAGGAGAAGAACACAGGTCGAAGTTGAAAGGATATGCTCTGAAAAAGATAAATATCTAGTTTATAGCATGAGGGTTACCGACAGGTTTGGCGACGAGGGAATCGTCGGCGTCGCAATCATAAAGAAGGGAGAGAAGGAATGGATTATAGACACATTCCTGCTAAGCTGTCGAGTTATAGGGAGAAGGGTAGAAACAGTCCTCTTGGCTAGAATAATTGAAGATGCTAGAAGAAGCGGCGTCTCTTTCTTGATTGGAGAATACATTCCAACAGAGAAGAACCAGGTTGCAAAATCCTTCTATAGCGATCACGGATTTAAATTTGAAAATGAGGAACAAGGGGTAATGCGATGGAGGCTTAATTTGCAGGAGTCAACCGTCAAAATGCCTGACTGGGTGAAAGTAATATGAGTGGAGAAGAAAAAAAATTGAAAGAGATAATCTCAAAAGTTCTTCTCTTAGATGAGACAAAAATATATGACGGAATCTCACGAAATGATGTTGAAGCATGGGATTCTCTCACTCATCTTATCCTAATAAGTGAAATTGAAACAGTATTTCAGATATCTTTTAGCGATGAAGACGTGATAGAGATTAATACAATAGGCGACTTAAAAGCCAAAATGAGAAAACACGGCATCCAAATTTGAGCTCCTATTTTAGTGTTCTAATCGGCCTAGCCGGATATCCAGCTACAAGAGTGTAGGGAGGCACGTCCCGGTTAACGACGGATCCGGCGGCGACGATTGCACCCTCGCCAACTGTAACGCCTGGAAGAATTATGGAACCAGCCGCAATCCATGCTCCACGCCCAATCTTGACTCGGCGAGGCTCCTCGTAATAAAGTTTTAGTCTCTGATGGAATGGGCTGGCGCCTGAATGCGCCATTATAATGACACCGGGACCTATGCTAGCCTCATCTTCAATCTCGATATAATCAGGGTATTCCCCGTCAAACATGGCAAGAAATCCTATATAGACGTTTTTTCCTATCTTTACACCACATCTTCTCCATAGGCTGCTCCTAAACTGGTATACGGGTGCGATCCAAGCGAGAATGCGAAAAAGTCTACCTGTAATCTTGCCCATGAAATAGTATTATTGGATCTTACCCTAAAAAAGCCTTGTCAAATACTCGAACAAGGTAAAATTGTCTATGTCTCCGGTTAGCAGGCAGCAAAAGGCAGCTCCATCTTTCCAGCAACCAAACTTCAGCCAATAATCCACTGACTCTGTTACCTTGGGAAACCAGCAATTGAGTTTTTCCCCGTATGCAAGTATGTCTTCAAGGATGCCGATGTATTTTTGCTGTCCAATCCTTATTGGATGCAAGTCGAACATAATTACGCCATGATCTTCAAAGGTTTCCTTCATCGTCTTTATGAAGAGTCTTGCGATTTTAGTGGGGCTGAGACCGTAGATGTCAATAAGCGTATCATCGGACCATTTGCATTGAGGTATGCAAACGAAGCTTGATTCTTTTCCATTAATCTTTATCCTAAAGAATCTTCTTAATTCGCGGTACTGCGGCCTGAAGCCTATGCTTCCCTCCCAGATAAAACCGAAACTGTCCAGAATTCTTGCAGTTTCATCTGGGCATGTATTGTAAGGAGCCCTGAACCCAGTAATCTTAACACCTAAAGATCTAAACGCGCGCAGAGCCTCCTCAATATCCCTTCTCTGTTGTTCAACGGAAAGATACCTGTAATTAAGATGCTTAAAGCCGTGGCATGCAATTTCTTGATCGTAGTCGAGGATATGGGAGATTATATCTTCATGTTTCAGGGCTATTGAGCCAACGATTGGAAACGTGAACCCTGCCCCAAATTTTTCTGTAACGGGCAGTATTTTCTCGAGTAGTTTTTTAAAGGACGTTCTGTGATATTTGATCATGTGGATGGCTTGGTCTAAGAATAAGGTTCTTCTCTCTTTCATAAGATACCTTAGCCAAGCAAGATTAGGAGACACTTGAAGCAACCACATCCTCTGAGTTATTCTCAGATGGATCCTCAAGGAACTCAACGAGGTAGCGGTCCTTCGTATAGACAAATGCTATTCTCTTGCCGTCATAAAGTTTCGCTTGAGATGGTCCGAAGACTTTTTTCGCTCCACTCTTTTGAGCTTTTTCAAGAGAGAGCTCCAGGTTACCGACCACAAAGCATAGGTGATAAAGGTTGAAGCCTCTCTTGAGTAGATTAGATATGGGAGAATCTTCACCTAATGGGCAGACAAGCTCGATTGCCGGGCCGATACTTCTTGAGTCCGAAAGAAGAACTACTTTAACCTTATTTTGCTCGTCGGCGACGATGTCAGAAACAGGCTCAAAATTGAAAAGGCTCTTGTGGTTCCTAATGGATTCATCTATATTATTTGTAGCTAATCCTATATGATGAAGTCTCAATTTCCTCATCCCGCAAACCTTGATACCTAATTTTCCCTAATAAATATTTGAAATGACCCCTGGAGTATGTTTCAACCATAAATTAAATATAAATGGTAAGTCAACCAATCAAATTAAGTCTATCTGCGGAGTTCAAGAGACTTGAAAGTTACATCAACATTCATTCAAGGTCTTAAGAAGATTCAGGCTCTACGACCAACGATCTCTCATCAAGTGATTATACGATATGGTTTGTTAACCCTCATCCTCATCATAGCTTTCAGTATCAGAATGCTTCCTGCAAGATGGGGCTATTACCTCAATGAATACGACCCCTATTATCAATACCGACAAACTAAGTATATTGTTGAAAACGGATTATTCGGCGAAAAGGGATATCTAAGTTGGCATGACTACTTAAGCTGGTGGCCATGGGGAAACGAGATTCGAAACCACGCCTATCCTGGACTCCCCCTCACGGCTGCGTCTCTCTTTATCACATTAAAAATTCTTGGCATACCAATAATATCAAGTACTCAGCTCCATCCTGTCTTCTCTGATCCTGTCTACAACTTCTGCGTAATATTCCCGGTCCTGATGGGGACATTGTCCTGCCTCGCCATCTACTATC
This Candidatus Bathyarchaeota archaeon DNA region includes the following protein-coding sequences:
- a CDS encoding VOC family protein; this encodes MRKLRLHHIGLATNNIDESIRNHKSLFNFEPVSDIVADEQNKVKVVLLSDSRSIGPAIELVCPLGEDSPISNLLKRGFNLYHLCFVVGNLELSLEKAQKSGAKKVFGPSQAKLYDGKRIAFVYTKDRYLVEFLEDPSENNSEDVVASSVS
- a CDS encoding HAD-IIIC family phosphatase, translated to MSREEVFGEISKILQTVRQDPSYLNYWHAYKKIQNLARTIEIPERRGVRIALLSSFTIEPLVACLDIECRLAGLNPEIYVAPFGQYSQDIIDMNSRLYIFKPDIILVAIDAESLLKDDFFSNFPKIGEEEKRIFQNEVIEHLTGLISKLTSQTNALVLLTNFIVPVFSPFGILDSKIVLGLKEFFVDLNTKLCNIYRESRQVYVFDLEGLAAKHGKERCVEAEMRFRGSILLSRSFMPLVAKEIAGYVKALKNLTRKCIVVDLDNVLWGGILGEDGFDGIKLGSDPVGKAYVDFQKLLLSYYNRGIILAINSKNNYEDAMKVIREHPNMILREKHFAAMRINWKDKVENMIELAQELNIGLDSMVFVDDSPQERERIRQALPQVLVLEVPSSPFRYAEALMELNDFNTLAISEEDKLRGEMYYAERKRRDLMKSVSNIEDFLRSLDMTAEIRYADSFSVPRITSLINRTNQFNLTTRRRTQVEVERICSEKDKYLVYSMRVTDRFGDEGIVGVAIIKKGEKEWIIDTFLLSCRVIGRRVETVLLARIIEDARRSGVSFLIGEYIPTEKNQVAKSFYSDHGFKFENEEQGVMRWRLNLQESTVKMPDWVKVI
- a CDS encoding holo-ACP synthase, which codes for MWNIGVDIVEVERFRKMDYETHKNFYQNIFTLKEIEYCLSHKDSAQRFASTFAGKEAVYKAISERLKVGLNEIEIVRDSGIPKVNIYPVRRDELNSSTIKVNVKVSLSHTRSFAVAFAIATFEENEQT
- a CDS encoding polysaccharide deacetylase family protein, encoding MKERRTLFLDQAIHMIKYHRTSFKKLLEKILPVTEKFGAGFTFPIVGSIALKHEDIISHILDYDQEIACHGFKHLNYRYLSVEQQRRDIEEALRAFRSLGVKITGFRAPYNTCPDETARILDSFGFIWEGSIGFRPQYRELRRFFRIKINGKESSFVCIPQCKWSDDTLIDIYGLSPTKIARLFIKTMKETFEDHGVIMFDLHPIRIGQQKYIGILEDILAYGEKLNCWFPKVTESVDYWLKFGCWKDGAAFCCLLTGDIDNFTLFEYLTRLF
- a CDS encoding acyl carrier protein, producing MSGEEKKLKEIISKVLLLDETKIYDGISRNDVEAWDSLTHLILISEIETVFQISFSDEDVIEINTIGDLKAKMRKHGIQI